In the genome of Sander vitreus isolate 19-12246 chromosome 13, sanVit1, whole genome shotgun sequence, one region contains:
- the ccdc15 gene encoding coiled-coil domain-containing protein 15, with product MSTNRLITSTNGKCKASVSRNKEHPVPRGANKVLAQRNHAVVAVGAWVEGGQDFVEHPSALALLTEEIQAEKRRETEESLRRFQDEVRYRVAQQAHVSKKRQQPQTDSMMKPDRRIPRQQDHVWTQHVSAGERLMSAGDAAHRRVTERSPQESSGGMSQVRLKLAACRMIPHGEMSSDLPGGKWNISSNRHKPGSHVLRAEQDVEEEEEEEEEEEEEEEEEEEEEEAAVQEEEEDEEGDNHLFTSQHKCPLVQQKVSGPVLWDSDKLQPDPGVKSNLRAPPVLWPLTDQEELKRQRQSQFLVHRRLYMNIEREQVKENKQNRKHLKRTARIKAEKEQIRLEEERKLERVRQLAEARRKLEERELLILERLKLEEEERAVELQRRKREEKGKVTARFIEALRAQMKERLSQERLEPPPLCCCASSFWDSHPDTCANNCVFHNNPKAYAKALHSTMLSLELQ from the exons ATGAGTACCAACCGGCTTATAACTTCGACAAACGGCAAGTGCAAAGCGTCAGTCAGCCGGAACAAAGAGCACCCAGTCCCCAGAGGTGCCAACAAGGTGCTGGCCCAGAGGAACCATGCGGTGGTGGCGGTGGGAGCCTGGGTGGAGGGCGGGCAAGACTTCGTGGAGCACCCGTCT GCTCTGGCTTTGCTAACTGAGGAGATCCAggcagagaagaggagggagactGAAGAGAGCCTTCGACGATTTCAAGATGAAGTACGCTATCGTGTGGCACAGCAAGCTCACGTCAGCAAGAAGAGACAGCAGCCTCAGACGGACTCAATG ATGAAACCTGACAGGAGAATCCCACGACAGCAGGACCATGTCTGGACCCAGCATGTGTCAGCTGGCGAGAGGCTGATGTCTGCAGGGGATGCTGCACACCGGAGGGTGACGGAGAGGAGCCCTCAGGAG TCTAGTGGAGGCATGAgtcaggtcagactcaaactgGCTGCCTGTCGGATGATCCCGCATGGGGAAATGTCGTCAGACCTTCCTGGAGGCAAATGGAATATCTCTTCAAACAGACAT AAACCTGGATCTCATGTGCTGAGAGCAGAGCAggatgtggaggaggaggaggaggaggaagaggaggaggaggaagaggaagaggaggaggaggaggaggaggaggcggctgttcaggaagaagaagaagacgaagagGGGGATAATCATCTCTTCACCAGTCAACATAAATGTCCCCTCGTTCAGCAGAAG GTTAGTGGACCTGTGTTGTGGGATTCTGACAAATTACAGCCTGATCCTGGTGTTAAGTCCAACCTCAGAGCCCCCCCGGTACTGTGGCCTCTGACTGACCAAGAAGAACTGAAAAGACAG CGTCAGTCTCAGTTCCTGGTGCACCGCCGTCTGTACATGAACATTGAGAGAGAGCAAGTGAAggagaacaaacagaacaggaaaCACCTGAAGAGGACGGCAAG GATCAAAGCTGAAAAAGAACAGATTCGtttggaggaagagagaaagttgGAGAGAGTTCGGCAGCTCGCGGAGGCCAGACGAAAGCTAGAGGAGAGAGAGCTGCTGATTCTGGAGCGACTgaagctggaggaggaggagagagctgtggagctgcagaggagaaaaagagaggagaaagggaAAGTGACCGCAAG GTTCATTGAGGCTCTGAGAGCTCAGATGAAGGAGCGACTGTCTCAGGAGAGGCTGgagcctcctcctctctgttgcTGTGCATCCTCTTTCTGGGACTCCCACCCCGACACCTGTGCTAACAACTGTGTCTTCCACAACAATCCCAAAG CGTATGCCAAGGCGTTACATTCAACAATGTTGAGTTTGGAGTTACAGTAA
- the psmg1 gene encoding proteasome assembly chaperone 1, with product MATFFGEVLSVYSRAVDEDEEELDGNEEDEEIRRELEEKREVNLRWSPEVSESLKSGNKLQCSDFILAVGHNAARFLSVYVLTSENWDAVGHASVWNERSRAATGITSEEETACVFYRHKDNPSVLICQATCYIAEDQLFQWTEKVFDCLQHRELNVTVLSDSSVAEYKTADYLCYSSAPFLRSLHTSAFSGQPVCQSLEQPNIVTGLPAAVLNQCEVHRIATVVYQCYSDVTGPDSVTMETYKPALTKLGKSIQLDPSPSTDVLRKFVRTTNIQSNLYI from the exons ATGGCGACGTTTTTCGGTGAGGTTTTGTCGGTGTATTCTCGGGCCGtggatgaagatgaagaagagctCGATGGAaatgaagaagatgaagaaatcCGTAGAGAGCTGGAGGAAAAGAG GGAGGTTAATCTGCGCTGGAGCCCTGAAGTCTCTGAGTCGCTGAAGTCCGGAAACAAGTTGCAATGTTCAGACTTCATCCTCGCTGTGGGACACAACGCTGCCA GGTTTCTGTCAGTGTACGTTCTCACCTCTGAAAACTGGGACGCGGTGGGACATGCATCAGTGTGGAACGAGAGGAGCCGGGCAGCAACTGGGATAACCAGCGAGGAGGAGACGGCTTGTGTTTTCTACAGACACAAGGACAACCCATCA GTTTTGATATGTCAAGCGACTTGCTACATTGCGGAAGACCAGCTTTTTCAGTGGACAGAAAAG GTTTTTGACTGTCTGCAGCACCGAGAGCTGAATGTGACTGTGCTGTCAGACAGCTCTGTGGCTGAGTACAAGACGGCAGACTATCTGTGCTATAGCTCTGCTCCCTTCCTGCGCTCTCTCCACACCAGTGCTTTCAGTGGTCAGCCTGTCTGCCAGTCACTGGAGCAACCCAACATAGTTACTGGACTTCCAGCTGCAG TGCTGAACCAGTGCGAGGTCCACCGCATCGCCACTGTTGTTTACCAGTGTTACAGTGATGTCACTGGCCCCGACTCTGTCACCATGGAGACCTACAAGCCTGCACTAACCAAGCTCGGCAAGTCAATACAG TTGGACCCGTCTCCGAGCACAGACGTCCTCCGCAAGTTTGTCAGAACCACAAACATTCAGAGTAATCTCTATATCTGA